aaaatgtaattgaaTTAACATTCCATATTGGTTATGTCAATTATATACTTACCATAGAATAACTTGGGTATGGACCTTTTATTCTcgtaacaaaaacaaaaacaacaaaccaCCACAAAAGTTCATCAATTTCAAggcaaacaataaacaaaaacagGGACAAGAACATCTCCAAAATATATTCAACCTAGAACTAAACAGTGAAAAATAAATTCCTACTAATAACTATGCTCTGCCAGTTTTGTTTTTTCTGTCCGTGAAAAAACTACGAAGAACAATAACTTGACCTATACCaataataagaattaagataaattctcCTAAAGACCAAAGATGGACTCTCTGATTAAGACGCTCTGCCTGAGCTCTCCCCTTTGCTTCTCGTAACCTATAATGTGTCTGGAAGTTGACTACAGCTTTAAGAGCTTCATGGATTGTCACACAAGATGTCTCCAACTGAAAAAAGAGCAACAAGAGGTACAGATTTTAATATATTGTTTGATCAActtctttaaaatttgaaaaagtaaattatacatgtacattttgcaTAATCTGGACTAACATACTTCTTTGACTGTTAGGTGATTATTTGACTAATGGAGAGATATCTACATAAAGGAatatttccatcataacttctACCAGACCGGAccgaaaaatgaaattgacaaatcatataataaaaatctTAAATGTACTAAACAAAGCAATTCAAGCTTCATCCATTTTCACTGCTTACCAGCCATGTGTACTTCTTAAGAATATCTCCCATTATCCGACTTTGAATATTGGCTTTCTTGTTCTTTTCACCAGATTCAAGACCATGACGTCAGGTTGTGTTAGAAGcattgtgattccataggtttgcacacagaaaaaatgggtgatttttctgctttccagattacaaatgtttttttcttctcttctttcacaTAGAGATATCTTTTCCTGCAAGCTTGAATTAATGAACTCTACAGATTTGGAcaatttttcagtattttatttcctgcttaagGAGCAGCTTTCCATTCTATATGCATTCAAATTGTGTGCAACAACTTTTCCTGTCATAGAATAATACTCAAAATTAGTCCGTACAAATATGAGTCTAACCATACTATTCAACTCTTAAACTGGGAATCACTAAAATCAAGGCATATAAAACATACTCTTTCAAAGGTTTATAAGAGTTTGAATGGTCTTAGTGCGCCTTACTTGCATaatatattttagttttcatCTCATAAATTATATTATCTTTGTTCTGATAAAAATCTGTCTCTTCCAAAACCACGGACTGAATACTGCAGAAGAATGTTTTCATACAGGGGTACgtcatattttaatgaatagCCAAGTgatgctaaatgttctgtttctTATAGTTCTTTTAATAATGCAGTTAATAACCACATCTTAAAATGGGTCTGACTGTACATTATTCTCTGTTGTTCAATTAATAACTATACACTGAAGTGTAGGGTGTGTTAATATAGGGGAGGGCATGGGCTGGGTGCTATGACAGATAAGTTTGATTTCTTATTGTTTTGGTATGTTATTATTGTATTGtgtataaattatatttgtgtaattttcttttaataataataataataatgcgaCTTATAAAGTGCCAAATCCAGattgtagagtgctcaaggcacataaagagctaagagttaaataaaaaagtttttagaagatttttgaaagtctcgacagaggtacatttgaagagtttagttgcaaaaggggttaagtccactttggaccattccgagaaaaaccatgttttttattctcatttattgcaatattcttatgagaaactaaattgtcatgatgtactaccctatcatgtgaacataaaattgggtataaaagaaatctacctgtcttcaatttttttctatatatttaaaaaaaaattatcattgtggacctaatcccttttgcaagtaaactgaaatgaatccaatctctttttattaaaaaagtgattttctttgccactttcattcacgttttcatttgaatttcaaattgtctcTAACtagtatcatcagagtgactaaaaatttagaggtttagagacagaaaacaataaaatttatgaaaaatggacctaaccccttttgacaaatgagttcttcagaagagtttagttgcaaaaggggttaggtccactccgagaaaatcatttttatttttttttgcaatattcttatgcgaaactgaattttcatgataccctaccatgagaacataaaattgggtataagagaaatctaactgtcttcatatttttagagatattcttttccaaaaaaaattctgtgtggacctaatcccttttgcaactaaactgaaatggacctaaccccttttgaaaaaaaaaaaaattctttgccattttagttcactttttaataggaatttcaacttttctttggtatcatcttatagagctactaaaaatctatacattaagacataaaaatcaaatttgatgaaaaatggacctaaccccttttgcaagtgaaatcttcattttttaatgtcttcaggaaggctattccacaaagtTAGACATGCAAAAGCAAATGATCTGTCCCCCCAAGTTTTTGGAACTTTTGGAATAACAAGGCAGCCAGAAGTAGATGAGCGCAAAGACCTACTTGGTCTGtagtaattgataaatgaaagacTGTATTGTGGTGTTGATCCAAGAATACTATGAAAAGCAAGCAACAGAAtcttaaaaataatcaaatttttgataGGGAGCCAGTGCAGCAAATTCAAGATGGGAGTGATATGAGAGCGTTTATTTGAAAAAGTGACGATGCGAGCAGCTGCATTCTGAAGCTTCTGAAGCTTATATAAATGAGCCTGCGTTAAATTGAACAAAAGGACATAATTACAGAAATCAGAAATGCTATATGAGGACCCCTTGACCAGCTGCCACCAGCAGTACCATGATTGATGCTGCTGAGTAGGGCCATCCTCCcgtttttttcatttatcaattcacaAGTatcatttcatatgtatttttttttttttacggaaataaattcaatcaatcaattagaAGCTAAAAAAAGCCTCAATCGTCAAAACGTGTTAAATTTGAgtttttttgtgaatgaaaatgacttactttttttttttaataagagtAGCGAAAAACTGCCTTTGATTGTCTTTGGAGCGCAGCCAGTTTTACTCACCTGTGTTAATGCTGTAGCATGAGCTCCAATATCTCTAATAAGAGGATCTTCATCTCCTGCCATGAAGTCAAAGTAGACAACCTTATGTGCAAATGTTGAGAACTCATTGCTGAAGCAGAATTCTATAGTCCCAGCTTGATCTGTAGTCCAAGTAAATGTGTCATAttgttttctcttctccttgtAGACCACAGTGCCACTGGGAGATTTTACCAGAACATCCACATCATACTGCCCACCTGTTACAACCTAAACACACACAAATCACTTGTTAAACCAATCAACCTGAGTCTTTTATTAGTGCCTGGAAGGCCCTGGATAAACAATTGTATGTCAGTTTCAGCCCCCAAAACCaacatatgaagagctcacttgcaaaaggggttgcatgcaggtccatttttcataaaatttgatttttttttttgtctcaatgtaatTGTAAAGATTTTttgtagctctataagatgatacccaaaaaaagttgaaattcccattaaaaagagaactaaaatggcaaagaaaaatcactttttttttaaaaaggggttaggtccatttcagtttggttgcaaaaggggttaggtctacacagaatttttttggaaaagaatacttaaaaaaatatgaagacaggtagattttttttatacccgattttatgttttcatggtagggtatcatgaaaatttagtttcgcataggAATATTGCAAAATGGGAGAATTaaacaaatgattttcttggagtggaccttaccccttttgcaaccaaactcttcatatatgGCCATGTGTCTTGAACTCGCACAACAAAAGGGTGGATTTGCTAtgctttttcaattttcattcggTTTAACATACGATATCTTGGTTGAACGGAGAGATATTGTCATGAAATTGGTATCAtttttaagctaaatatttacTCTATCATGTCTGAAAAATTGAGCGCAATAGCACATAAATTCGCGACACCCCGATTGATAGAACGTAAAAGGGGCAAGGGTGGTGGGGAAGAGGTACACACAGTCTATGGAAagtcacatttcatattttaaacatgAATAATTTTGGTATGTACACAGGGGGCTAGATACATCATTTTGGTCTCATTTGAAAGCTTGAAGTGAGTAGTTTAATCCAACAATCTTCgacaatttatttcaattaattaatttgaaCTAGCAATAAATTAatctaaacaagtggaatgcctctggcgatctcacctgcatcacgcgattcaatatagcagcagtgctgactttgaaaaacaaccttttaataattattcacaaaaaacaccattcatatgatacaatactacgttcattgacatttgaccttgataatgtgatctaaaacttgtcagttatacttgattacccctatatctacattttatacactatataaactttgaaagttatgacatcaatctaataattacctctaaaatggccaaagttcaatgaccttaaatgacctttgactttggtcatgtgacctgaaactcgcatgagatgttcagtgatacttatgcccaagttttatgaactagaccaatatatttactgagttatgatggtaattcaacaaatacccccaacatggccaatatccattgaccttaaaccttggtcatgtgacctgaaactcgcataaGATgtacagtgatacttggtttaatactcttatgtccacgttttatgatctagaccaatacacttacagagatatgatggtaattcaacaaaaaaaaaaaacatggccaaagtttattgaccctaaatgacctttgaccatggtcatgtgacatgaaactcatgcaggatgttcagtaatacttgattaaccttatttttaagtttcatgaactagacctagtaggtccatatattttctaagttatgatgacatttcaaaaacttaaccttcggttaagattttgatgttgattcccccaacatggtctaagttcattgaccctaaatgacctttgaccttggtcatgtgacatgaaactcaggcaggatgtttagtaatacttgattaaccagacaccttatggccaagtttcatgaactaggtccatatactttctaagttatgctgtcatttcaaaaacttagcctttggttaagatttggggttgacgccgccgccgccgtcggaaaagcggcgcctatagtctcactctgctatgcaggtgagacaaaaaacctaAAAATTCAACTTAAAACACCCAATATtctcacataaaaaaaatttatgacatgatttt
This genomic interval from Lytechinus pictus isolate F3 Inbred chromosome 3, Lp3.0, whole genome shotgun sequence contains the following:
- the LOC129255356 gene encoding transmembrane emp24 domain-containing protein 3-like is translated as MCEIILFLSIFVTLCLLAVSQAVELTFELPDNANQCFHEDVEKDVKIILEYQVVTGGQYDVDVLVKSPSGTVVYKEKRKQYDTFTWTTDQAGTIEFCFSNEFSTFAHKVVYFDFMAGDEDPLIRDIGAHATALTQLETSCVTIHEALKAVVNFQTHYRLREAKGRAQAERLNQRVHLWSLGEFILILIIGIGQVIVLRSFFTDRKNKTGRA